A genomic window from Euryarchaeota archaeon includes:
- a CDS encoding S8 family serine peptidase — MERPEKAGAGSRIPAPNTVDDHGDGVAGTSAPKMSMVRNHAFTDGSLWIEELQLAVGHRGDIDNNGIEDVLDHMVAEVPSDMELPVIVLFANSEAFETSVVPLERAGAKLLKRFESVAAFSVSLPAGAIQEVATIPGVARVYHDAILRASLASSAPSIAGPQARAMYAVNGSGVGIAILDTGIDSSHCSVDDFDDNRTTADPKISAFFDAVNGRHLTAYDDHGHGTHVAGIAAGTGCGGPNIGMAPGARLIGIKVLDSAGMGTESWIIGGIDWAIGNRTVMGIHVLSASLGANVNGDGTSPMELAATRASEAGIVTVFAAGNNGPNAHTVGIPGSARDIITVGAVDNSANVASFSSRGPTADGRLKPEISAPGVGVSSADAGTTTGFVRMSGTSMATPHVAGLIALMIQRANLSFQPSSVLATLQATSVDRGIVGADNNYGAGVVESLGAVGGYRLVSDDLAVQTISVTPTSGLFLPSSPAVVSVQVRNLGSRNQSGVVVSTRVNSTVVNESTPRDLTAGASTLVNFTWVLPETGSPLILAAEVLAVPGETDTSNNFRNTTILLGCEMGLDGAGYTCGIAAFEWRNLTAGTTVALGDDSVSSAITLPFLFPWYGLSNPYVYIGSNGLVCFVPTSCAGYNPTPIPSSSAPNDLIACFWEDLDPGSAGTVRYATVGTAPSRVFVVEFSGVPHFFRGGSNSFQIHLAEDGTATCMYSTVASDMDGIATAAGSENGNGVVGLRLAYREFSATSVGVSFVPPAPSAPDAPSLRALSGPRAGQITIAWDQPTRTGGRPIENYTIYMGNASGNTNLMATVAGTASSHTVTGVAQGQSRFFRVAAVNSAGEGILSGETNSTPPTTPTACEFAGRDAGGYECRLAVVQPANMSGATSLIMGDDEVSLPIDLGFNISWYGRTRWNVSIGSNGLVCFTPTGCWIWYPSTPPSSSVPNDFAACYWEDLDPRYGGNISYVRVGSQPNRKFVVEYRDIPHYMSNFTNTFQIQIGEDGEVRCILIDVSTDSDGRLVAAATENLNGTVGVRLAFSEFAAEGLGFSFTPSVTPALPSPPSSPIAYAGPQADQITLFWRASDDGGAPVTAFRVYGGNSSGTLALIGQAPGTAYSFVDTGFLTRTTRYYRVTALNGVGEGLRSVEASATSLGPPPFCEIVGPDASGYACALVPFDWKIISGGTRVSLGDDDTSAPIQLPFNFNWYGTPRSRVIISSNGLLCLGSASGCASFTPPAPPSPATPNDYVACLWEDLHPGVAGVIQYETIGSEPNRVFVAEYDGVPHYYNGPRVTFQIQLWEQGDAKCMLKNAPTDGDGARTAVGTENDSGLAGLRYTYSEFAATNMGVRFASQTSSQIPVFTATLNVTTGLFSDSATIGAQANATDGFDAFWDRPEPPMPPGEHVQLYLSNSPAQEADLRRLDQNVKGTTSPLNWTLVLHYMSSPNRVNVTWTSGNFDELPSGMSVTLVTPEGRVDMRTQGVASFDIGAEGDHNLSIIIASTTTMVVPVHRGWNLFSLPVEVEDGSPTALFGAGQAVAYRWNAAGRRYEQASRLEPGAAYWVFAYNGINVSVVGQPVSLLTSNLGRGWNLMGATSASIEVAAISTVPPNCLLTSSVYAWENPQRTYRSTTTIDAGRGYWVYALQDCSALQRR; from the coding sequence GTGGAGCGCCCCGAGAAAGCGGGCGCTGGTTCGCGGATTCCGGCGCCGAACACAGTCGACGATCACGGCGATGGCGTCGCAGGGACCTCCGCGCCCAAGATGAGCATGGTCCGCAACCATGCCTTCACGGATGGGTCCCTATGGATCGAAGAGCTTCAACTGGCGGTCGGTCACCGGGGGGATATCGACAACAACGGAATCGAGGATGTGCTCGACCATATGGTGGCCGAGGTGCCATCAGACATGGAATTGCCTGTCATAGTCCTGTTTGCGAATTCGGAAGCGTTTGAGACTTCCGTCGTCCCTCTTGAACGGGCAGGCGCAAAGCTCTTGAAGCGCTTCGAATCCGTGGCCGCTTTTTCCGTTTCCCTCCCGGCTGGGGCGATCCAGGAAGTTGCTACCATCCCGGGCGTGGCACGGGTCTACCACGACGCCATCCTTCGTGCCTCACTCGCCAGCTCCGCGCCATCCATCGCGGGCCCTCAGGCGCGCGCGATGTATGCCGTCAATGGGTCAGGAGTGGGAATAGCGATTTTGGACACGGGAATCGATTCCTCCCATTGTAGCGTGGACGATTTCGATGACAATCGCACGACCGCGGACCCCAAGATTTCAGCGTTTTTCGATGCCGTTAACGGTCGTCACCTCACGGCCTACGACGATCATGGCCACGGGACACACGTCGCCGGCATCGCCGCCGGAACGGGATGCGGGGGACCAAATATCGGCATGGCTCCTGGCGCTCGCCTAATTGGAATAAAGGTACTTGACAGCGCGGGAATGGGCACTGAGTCGTGGATAATTGGTGGCATCGACTGGGCAATCGGAAACCGTACGGTCATGGGCATTCATGTCCTCTCTGCCAGCTTGGGCGCGAACGTCAATGGCGATGGGACGTCACCTATGGAGCTCGCCGCTACTCGGGCGTCGGAAGCAGGTATCGTCACAGTTTTCGCGGCCGGGAATAATGGTCCAAACGCCCACACGGTCGGCATCCCTGGAAGCGCGCGGGACATCATAACGGTCGGTGCCGTCGACAACTCCGCGAATGTGGCCTCCTTCTCCAGCCGCGGTCCTACCGCGGATGGACGACTGAAGCCAGAAATCTCAGCTCCCGGCGTTGGAGTAAGTTCCGCTGACGCAGGCACGACCACTGGATTCGTCCGGATGAGCGGGACCAGTATGGCCACACCTCACGTGGCAGGCCTCATTGCGTTAATGATTCAGCGCGCAAACCTAAGCTTTCAACCGAGCTCGGTGCTCGCTACGCTTCAGGCAACCTCTGTCGACCGGGGTATCGTGGGAGCCGACAACAACTACGGGGCAGGCGTCGTTGAATCCCTTGGAGCCGTTGGCGGTTACCGCCTGGTCTCCGACGACCTGGCGGTTCAAACGATATCCGTTACCCCGACCAGCGGCCTTTTCCTGCCTTCATCGCCCGCGGTAGTATCCGTTCAAGTGCGAAATCTTGGTAGCCGAAACCAGTCCGGTGTCGTGGTGAGCACGCGTGTTAATTCTACGGTGGTAAACGAATCTACGCCACGTGATCTTACCGCCGGCGCAAGCACTCTGGTGAACTTCACATGGGTCCTCCCCGAGACAGGCAGCCCGCTGATTCTCGCGGCGGAGGTTTTGGCGGTGCCGGGGGAGACGGACACGAGCAACAATTTCCGGAATACCACCATACTCCTTGGATGTGAAATGGGCTTGGATGGGGCAGGTTACACATGTGGAATCGCCGCCTTCGAGTGGCGCAACCTAACGGCGGGAACGACGGTCGCTCTCGGGGACGACTCGGTCTCGTCGGCCATTACTTTGCCATTTTTGTTTCCATGGTACGGATTGTCAAATCCTTATGTGTATATAGGAAGCAATGGGCTGGTATGCTTTGTCCCGACTAGTTGTGCCGGTTACAATCCCACGCCGATCCCAAGTTCGTCGGCCCCCAACGACCTCATCGCTTGCTTCTGGGAAGACCTTGACCCGGGAAGCGCCGGAACGGTTCGTTACGCGACGGTCGGTACGGCGCCGTCGCGAGTGTTCGTTGTCGAATTCTCGGGTGTTCCCCATTTCTTCCGCGGCGGGTCAAACAGTTTTCAAATCCATTTGGCAGAGGATGGAACCGCGACTTGCATGTATTCGACGGTGGCTTCGGACATGGATGGGATCGCAACCGCCGCCGGATCCGAAAATGGAAACGGCGTAGTGGGTCTTAGGTTGGCCTATCGCGAGTTCTCGGCGACCTCGGTGGGTGTGTCTTTTGTTCCGCCGGCGCCGTCGGCGCCGGACGCACCAAGTCTCCGCGCCCTCAGCGGGCCCCGCGCCGGTCAAATCACAATTGCTTGGGACCAACCAACGCGAACCGGTGGCCGACCAATAGAGAATTACACAATCTACATGGGAAATGCGAGCGGAAACACAAACCTTATGGCGACCGTCGCTGGCACAGCCTCGTCGCATACGGTCACGGGTGTCGCCCAGGGGCAGTCACGTTTCTTCCGCGTGGCGGCGGTCAATTCCGCCGGCGAGGGAATTCTCAGCGGCGAGACGAATTCTACGCCGCCCACGACGCCCACGGCGTGTGAATTTGCCGGACGGGACGCCGGCGGGTATGAATGCAGACTCGCGGTCGTTCAGCCGGCCAATATGTCCGGTGCCACGTCCCTCATAATGGGAGACGACGAGGTATCGCTGCCAATCGACCTCGGGTTCAACATATCCTGGTATGGGCGGACGCGATGGAATGTCAGTATAGGGAGCAACGGCCTCGTCTGCTTCACGCCTACGGGCTGCTGGATCTGGTACCCGTCGACGCCTCCATCTTCGTCGGTCCCCAACGATTTCGCGGCATGCTACTGGGAGGACCTAGACCCCCGATACGGGGGGAACATTTCATATGTGCGTGTGGGCTCGCAGCCCAACCGCAAATTCGTGGTCGAATACCGAGACATACCCCACTACATGTCGAATTTCACTAATACGTTCCAGATTCAGATTGGAGAGGACGGCGAGGTCCGTTGCATACTCATAGATGTATCGACCGATAGCGACGGCAGATTGGTGGCCGCGGCAACGGAAAACTTGAATGGGACCGTTGGAGTACGCTTGGCTTTTTCGGAATTCGCAGCGGAGGGCCTAGGGTTTAGTTTCACGCCGTCCGTGACGCCGGCCCTGCCATCGCCACCTTCATCGCCCATTGCGTACGCGGGCCCGCAAGCGGATCAGATTACGCTTTTCTGGCGCGCCTCAGATGACGGAGGCGCACCCGTCACCGCCTTCCGCGTGTATGGAGGGAACTCGAGCGGGACACTCGCGCTTATCGGGCAGGCGCCCGGGACGGCGTACTCGTTCGTCGACACGGGGTTTTTGACGCGCACAACACGCTATTATAGAGTAACGGCCCTGAACGGGGTTGGCGAGGGCCTAAGGAGCGTCGAAGCTTCTGCGACGTCACTCGGCCCTCCACCTTTCTGTGAGATCGTGGGTCCGGACGCGAGCGGATACGCATGTGCGCTTGTGCCGTTCGATTGGAAAATCATTTCTGGTGGCACGCGGGTGTCGCTTGGAGATGACGACACGAGTGCCCCTATCCAGTTGCCATTCAATTTCAATTGGTACGGGACTCCAAGGAGTAGGGTCATCATATCCAGCAATGGCCTATTGTGTCTCGGAAGCGCGTCAGGGTGCGCATCCTTCACACCGCCGGCACCTCCATCCCCTGCGACGCCAAACGACTACGTGGCCTGCTTGTGGGAAGATTTGCACCCAGGCGTGGCGGGCGTCATTCAGTACGAGACAATCGGGTCCGAGCCAAATCGGGTTTTCGTCGCCGAGTATGACGGCGTTCCCCATTACTACAATGGTCCCAGGGTAACGTTCCAAATCCAGTTGTGGGAGCAAGGCGACGCCAAGTGCATGCTAAAAAATGCACCGACGGACGGCGATGGTGCGCGGACCGCGGTTGGGACTGAGAACGACAGTGGTCTGGCCGGCTTGCGCTACACCTACTCGGAATTCGCGGCCACCAACATGGGTGTGCGATTCGCTTCGCAAACGAGTTCGCAAATTCCCGTCTTTACCGCTACGCTGAACGTAACTACTGGATTATTTTCCGACTCGGCAACGATTGGCGCGCAGGCGAATGCGACTGATGGCTTCGATGCCTTCTGGGATCGACCGGAACCCCCCATGCCGCCCGGAGAGCACGTGCAGTTGTATCTGTCGAATTCGCCAGCACAGGAGGCGGACCTTCGACGATTGGACCAGAACGTGAAAGGCACGACATCCCCCCTTAACTGGACGCTCGTATTACACTATATGTCTAGTCCGAATCGAGTTAATGTCACGTGGACGTCCGGCAACTTCGATGAGTTGCCATCGGGAATGAGTGTCACCCTCGTTACACCCGAGGGTCGAGTCGACATGCGAACGCAGGGTGTTGCCAGCTTCGATATCGGTGCCGAGGGTGACCACAACCTTTCCATAATCATCGCTAGCACCACAACGATGGTTGTTCCCGTTCACCGAGGTTGGAATCTGTTTTCACTCCCTGTAGAAGTAGAGGACGGCAGTCCGACGGCACTTTTCGGTGCCGGACAAGCGGTTGCTTATCGCTGGAACGCGGCGGGCAGGCGTTATGAGCAGGCCTCAAGGCTTGAACCGGGCGCGGCATATTGGGTCTTTGCGTACAATGGCATCAACGTTTCCGTTGTTGGCCAGCCGGTTTCGCTGTTAACCTCGAATCTTGGGCGCGGTTGGAATCTCATGGGGGCAACGTCGGCTAGCATCGAGGTCGCCGCGATTTCAACGGTCCCTCCGAACTGCCTCTTGACAAGCTCCGTGTACGCCTGGGAGAACCCTCAAAGGACGTACCGTAGCACTACCACGATCGATGCGGGAAGGGGGTACTGGGTTTACGCACTCCAAGATTGCTCGGCCTTACAGAGACGGTGA
- a CDS encoding ISAzo13 family transposase, protein MDAQALKRKLAALGPALDERSRRLVFAAEAQALGRGGIASVHRATGTARSTIERGIKELESSPKDTSRIRRPGGGRKRLVEKDPRLQPDLERLVEPSTRGDPESPVRWTLKSVRTLAEELQKQGHKVSYPVVAELLAEAGYSLQGNQKTKEGSRHLDRNAQFEHINASVLRQQRAGQPVVSVDTKKKELVGPFKNAGKEWRPEGMPERVRVHDFLIEEKGKAVPYGVYDLTRNAGWVSVGVDHDTASFAVRTIRRWWQKMGRSAYPKAKSLLITADAGGSNSSRSRLWKWELQRLADRTGLTIHVSHFPPGTSKWNKIEHRLFSSITQNWRGRPLVSLAVIVSLIGATQTRTGLRVRAELDKGTYPKGREVSDEEMAQVDLRPDPFHGDWNYAIRPHGRMAK, encoded by the coding sequence TTGGATGCACAAGCCCTGAAGCGGAAGCTCGCAGCACTTGGCCCGGCGCTGGACGAGCGGAGCCGGAGGCTCGTGTTTGCCGCAGAGGCCCAAGCGTTGGGCCGCGGTGGGATCGCGTCCGTGCATCGAGCCACGGGGACGGCCCGCAGCACCATCGAGCGAGGTATCAAGGAACTCGAATCGTCACCCAAGGACACGTCCCGGATCCGCAGGCCCGGCGGTGGACGCAAACGGCTCGTGGAGAAGGACCCCAGACTCCAGCCCGATTTGGAACGCCTCGTGGAACCCAGCACTCGGGGAGACCCGGAGTCCCCGGTTCGCTGGACCCTCAAGAGCGTTCGCACCTTGGCCGAGGAACTCCAAAAGCAGGGGCACAAGGTGAGCTACCCTGTGGTGGCGGAACTCCTGGCCGAGGCGGGGTACAGCCTCCAGGGCAACCAGAAGACGAAGGAGGGCAGCCGGCACCTCGACCGCAACGCCCAATTCGAACACATCAACGCGAGCGTGCTGCGCCAACAACGCGCGGGACAACCCGTGGTCAGCGTCGACACGAAGAAGAAGGAACTCGTGGGTCCCTTCAAGAACGCCGGCAAGGAGTGGCGACCCGAAGGAATGCCGGAACGCGTGCGCGTCCACGACTTTCTCATCGAGGAAAAGGGGAAGGCCGTCCCGTACGGCGTGTACGACCTCACGCGAAACGCGGGATGGGTTAGCGTGGGCGTCGATCACGACACGGCCTCCTTCGCCGTGCGGACCATCCGGCGGTGGTGGCAGAAGATGGGCCGCTCCGCCTACCCAAAGGCAAAGTCGCTTTTGATCACGGCCGACGCCGGCGGAAGCAACAGTAGCCGATCGCGCCTATGGAAGTGGGAGCTCCAACGATTGGCTGACCGGACGGGACTCACGATCCACGTCAGCCACTTTCCACCCGGCACGAGCAAGTGGAACAAGATCGAGCACCGACTCTTCAGCTCCATCACCCAGAACTGGCGCGGCCGGCCCCTGGTCAGTCTCGCCGTGATCGTAAGCCTCATCGGAGCCACCCAGACCCGCACCGGACTGCGGGTCCGAGCCGAATTGGACAAGGGTACGTATCCCAAGGGTCGCGAAGTCTCCGACGAAGAAATGGCTCAGGTCGACTTGCGCCCCGACCCGTTTCACGGCGACTGGAACTACGCAATCAGACCCCATGGCCGAATGGCGAAATAA
- a CDS encoding nucleotidyltransferase: protein MSGGLVSDDEQREVLRLLAREFHTDGLHLLVLGSTARLFKTGHHGATKDMDLHPFPVGDVENYLAVIERVAAALHGHYRIEPDGASISLYVPTPNGDVPVELIEGREDFISPEVLKDAVMTAGKADDIYVPSWEHLVAMKAEAMFDRVGAQKARFSEDLLQMAKTLSASGEMLGRGEVNRIVALRPERKRDAMRLALERIFALNMKP, encoded by the coding sequence ATGAGCGGCGGTCTCGTCTCTGATGACGAACAGCGGGAAGTATTGCGATTGCTTGCCCGCGAATTTCACACGGACGGCCTCCACCTCCTCGTCCTCGGAAGCACCGCCCGACTTTTCAAGACCGGGCACCACGGCGCGACAAAGGACATGGATCTCCACCCGTTCCCTGTCGGCGACGTGGAAAATTATCTTGCCGTCATCGAACGGGTGGCGGCGGCGCTCCACGGGCACTACAGGATCGAACCCGACGGCGCGAGCATATCGCTTTACGTGCCGACACCCAATGGAGACGTCCCGGTGGAACTCATCGAGGGTCGGGAGGACTTCATCTCGCCCGAGGTACTCAAAGACGCGGTCATGACGGCGGGGAAGGCCGACGACATCTACGTCCCATCCTGGGAGCACCTCGTTGCCATGAAGGCGGAGGCGATGTTTGATCGTGTCGGTGCGCAAAAGGCAAGGTTCAGCGAAGACCTGCTGCAGATGGCGAAGACTCTGTCGGCTTCGGGTGAAATGCTCGGTCGGGGCGAAGTTAATCGCATCGTCGCCCTGCGTCCCGAGCGCAAACGGGACGCGATGCGGTTGGCACTCGAAAGGATATTCGCTTTGAACATGAAACCCTGA
- a CDS encoding SAM-dependent methyltransferase, with amino-acid sequence MTKCPERRLKSDRPHLTRLGNLLRKLCTWDGPMPFSRFMEFCLYHPQWGYYSTPREKIGADGDYYTSSSLGPAFGRTLARQFALMWEACGRGRFTLVEMGAGRGVLARDVITALAKERPEFLADLRYHIVEVSDAMAAVQAKTLAPLDLPAGTVRRFSDPGELRSVRGCFFSNELVDAFPVHRVEMSGGELLEVHVDYDDDADKFEERLLEPSTPTLAKYLDELGVKLVEGQRADLNLNALAWLTKVNAALDSGFVLTIDYGHEAKELYSTARMAGSLVAYKDHRVSNDVFANIGEQDLTTMVDFTSLRNLAEELGLRQLFYGTQRDYLTRLGILDTFARPGRSDDEMIADLAIKNLVVPGAMGEIFKVHLVAKGVAVEPERVIPSTADPALG; translated from the coding sequence GTGACGAAATGCCCAGAACGCCGTCTGAAATCCGACCGACCGCACCTCACGCGCCTAGGGAACCTGCTGCGCAAACTCTGCACATGGGACGGCCCCATGCCTTTCTCCCGGTTCATGGAGTTCTGCCTCTACCACCCCCAATGGGGTTACTATTCGACACCGCGTGAGAAAATCGGCGCTGATGGCGATTACTATACGTCGTCGTCCTTGGGCCCGGCGTTCGGACGCACGCTAGCGCGCCAGTTCGCGCTGATGTGGGAAGCATGCGGGCGTGGCCGCTTCACGCTCGTGGAGATGGGCGCCGGCCGGGGCGTTCTCGCGCGGGACGTGATCACGGCACTCGCGAAGGAGCGACCGGAGTTCCTTGCAGATCTCCGCTACCATATCGTCGAGGTGAGCGACGCGATGGCCGCGGTGCAGGCGAAAACACTGGCACCACTTGACTTGCCGGCTGGGACGGTCCGGCGGTTTTCCGACCCCGGCGAATTACGATCTGTACGTGGATGCTTTTTCTCGAATGAACTCGTGGACGCCTTCCCCGTGCATCGCGTCGAGATGAGCGGCGGAGAGCTGCTCGAAGTGCACGTCGACTACGATGACGATGCGGACAAGTTCGAGGAGCGGCTCCTCGAACCATCCACTCCGACCCTGGCGAAGTATCTCGACGAACTCGGCGTGAAACTCGTCGAGGGACAGCGCGCGGACCTCAACCTCAATGCGCTCGCATGGCTCACCAAGGTGAACGCGGCCCTCGACTCAGGGTTCGTGCTCACCATCGACTACGGCCACGAGGCGAAGGAACTCTACTCGACGGCGCGCATGGCGGGCTCGCTCGTCGCCTACAAGGACCACCGCGTCTCGAACGACGTCTTTGCGAACATCGGCGAACAGGACCTCACGACGATGGTGGATTTCACCAGCCTACGCAACCTTGCAGAGGAGTTGGGATTACGGCAACTCTTCTACGGGACCCAACGGGATTATCTCACGAGGTTGGGGATACTCGACACTTTCGCCCGCCCCGGACGCAGCGACGACGAGATGATAGCTGATCTGGCGATCAAGAATCTTGTCGTGCCGGGTGCGATGGGCGAGATTTTCAAGGTCCACCTTGTCGCCAAGGGCGTGGCGGTGGAGCCCGAACGCGTCATTCCGTCGACGGCTGATCCGGCACTTGGCTAG
- a CDS encoding type II toxin-antitoxin system RelE/ParE family toxin, with product MKRRLKKALRGLAEDPSGISNALDVKRLDADPAQPMYRLRVGEWRIAFTLDRDVVVLRIFHRKDGYGWLADMP from the coding sequence GTGAAACGACGCCTCAAGAAGGCGCTACGGGGGCTCGCCGAGGATCCGAGTGGAATCTCGAACGCTCTCGACGTGAAGCGGCTCGACGCGGATCCGGCCCAACCGATGTACCGCCTGCGGGTCGGCGAGTGGCGGATCGCTTTCACCCTTGACCGTGATGTGGTCGTCCTAAGGATCTTCCACCGGAAAGACGGTTACGGTTGGCTCGCAGACATGCCGTGA
- a CDS encoding citrate synthase (catalyzes the formation of citrate from acetyl-CoA and oxaloacetate) translates to MVSTLPTEKGGLEGIVVGKTSLSSIDGVRGILTYRGYDIGELATNATFEEVAYLLWYGLLPKASHLVDLEKRLVAERELRPEILDTLKLMAHRTAPMEVLRTGVSLLGAFDPDVGSNAPEANIRKAIRLTAKLPTMVAAYSRLRAGKEPVAPNPVLSHAANFIYMLQGTDPDAEIKRDFDVCLTLHADHGFNASTFAARVTASTLADMHSAVTSAVGTLKGPLHGGANTEVMHLLEEIGDVSRVHEVVNGKLQRKEKVPGFGHRIYKTLDPRAVHLKDISERLGKRSGNLKWYEMSTKIQAIMKQQKSLDANVDFYSASAYHYMGIEADLFTPIFALARIVGWTAHVMEQHKDNRLIRPESEYTGPKEQKWVPMEMR, encoded by the coding sequence ATGGTCAGTACCTTGCCGACGGAAAAAGGCGGACTCGAGGGCATCGTTGTCGGGAAGACATCCCTGTCATCCATCGATGGGGTGCGTGGCATCCTCACTTATCGCGGGTACGACATCGGGGAGTTGGCCACGAACGCGACGTTCGAAGAGGTCGCGTACCTCCTTTGGTATGGCCTCCTCCCGAAGGCGTCGCATCTTGTGGACCTCGAAAAAAGACTCGTCGCTGAACGTGAACTTCGACCCGAGATCCTTGACACGTTGAAACTCATGGCCCATCGGACGGCGCCCATGGAAGTGCTGCGGACAGGTGTCTCGCTTCTTGGCGCTTTCGACCCTGATGTTGGAAGCAACGCGCCGGAAGCGAACATCCGAAAGGCCATACGGCTCACGGCGAAGCTTCCAACGATGGTCGCCGCGTACTCGCGCCTACGGGCCGGCAAGGAACCCGTCGCCCCGAACCCCGTTCTTTCGCACGCCGCGAACTTCATCTACATGCTCCAAGGCACCGACCCCGACGCGGAGATCAAACGCGATTTCGACGTCTGCCTCACGCTACACGCGGACCACGGGTTCAACGCTTCCACGTTCGCGGCGCGCGTCACGGCCTCGACGCTCGCCGACATGCACTCGGCCGTGACTTCCGCCGTCGGCACTTTGAAGGGGCCGCTCCACGGTGGGGCCAACACCGAGGTGATGCACCTACTCGAGGAGATAGGTGACGTGTCGCGCGTGCATGAGGTGGTGAACGGCAAACTACAACGGAAGGAGAAAGTGCCGGGGTTCGGTCATCGCATCTACAAGACGCTGGATCCGCGGGCGGTGCATCTCAAGGACATCAGCGAGAGGCTCGGGAAAAGATCCGGGAACCTGAAATGGTACGAGATGTCCACCAAGATCCAGGCCATCATGAAGCAGCAGAAGTCGCTTGATGCGAACGTGGATTTCTACAGCGCATCCGCGTACCACTACATGGGCATAGAGGCCGACCTCTTCACACCGATATTCGCATTGGCGAGGATCGTGGGCTGGACGGCGCACGTGATGGAGCAGCACAAGGACAATCGGCTTATCCGGCCTGAATCGGAGTACACGGGTCCAAAGGAACAGAAGTGGGTGCCGATGGAAATGCGATGA